From the Girardinichthys multiradiatus isolate DD_20200921_A chromosome 22, DD_fGirMul_XY1, whole genome shotgun sequence genome, one window contains:
- the ppp1r21 gene encoding protein phosphatase 1 regulatory subunit 21, with protein MANVTDLQTKYSKLAQEYSKLRAQNQVLKKAVVDEQANSASLKDQLKQRDQSLRKQEQEMDSLSFRNQQLAKRVELLQEELAASEVRSKKGKGKGDSPSQQGLQTQSVFNEDLQKKIEENERLHIQFYEADEQHRKKEAELRARLEKLEGDAEEHQAVVDGLKTKYVETIERLQSDKAVLEVKTQTLEREAKDCRMRTEECQQQLRRCQSELNRQVKQSSSVIQEKVPFNDTKLSDYNSLNVPSHNRRHQLKARDVTNQALSFIQDLVAALLNFHTYTEQRVHIYPLDSSIEPISPLNQKFSQYLHENAAYVRPLEDSFLQLYQSITEGTVTVLETVVMLRNFAENFSSYTHFLQKILPYQLKSLEEECEAPLCTAALTAKNRELQGDMKKVTTVFEKLQNYITLLALPSVRQDAMPQSSTSAVFTQLAASLHCLHDAIKEMSKHYNQKAGIEQELPTVTQKLRTTTECLLGSLGSLTSITGKIATFFSNNLDFFTSPGYTPKGCTVSLNPLQAESMLANKKKAAVYIHAIKSARPRSVPYREALSNRRILTSSTESREGLTQQVQQSQEKIARLEQEKEHWLLEAQLGKVRLEKENQRIADLEALLAAALGGSQNSQTAADGRLTHSHEEAETLQKATGKEMTLCTSLVGMLCTTPTNEHVGDEESREELIKTHYMSRVGELTTQLQISDSKAVHFHSECRALAKRSTIAEKARETLSEEVKLANENITRLQDELTTTKRSYEDQLSMMSDHLCSMNETLSKQREEIDTLKLGGKASVKKNKSR; from the exons ATGGCTAATGTTACAGACCTGCAGACAAAATACAGCAAGCTGGCGCAGGAGTACTCAAAG CTCCGTGCCCAGAACCAAGTGCTGAAGAAGGCAGTCGTAGATGAACAGGCCAACTCTGCTTCTTTAAAG GACCAGCTGAAGCAGAGGGACCAGAGCCTGAGAAAGCAGGAGCAGGAGATGGACAGCCTCAGCTTTCGGAACCAGCAGCTCGCCAAGAGGGTGGAGCTGCTGCAAGAGGAGTTAGCTGCTTCTGAAGTCAGGAGCAAAAAGGGGAAG GGTAAAGGGGACTCTCCCTCACAACAAGGCCTACAGACACAAAGTGTTTTCAATGAAGATCTGCAAAAAAAGATTGAAGAAAATGAGCGCCTTCATATACAA TTCTACGAAGCAGACGAGCAGCACAGGAAGAAGGAGGCTGAGCTGAGGGCTCGGCTGGAGAAGCTGGAGGGAGACGCAGAGGAGCACCAAGCTGTTGTTGACGGACTCAAAACAAAGTATGTGGAAACGATCGAGCGTCTGCAGAGTGACAAAGCCGTTTTAGAG GTGAAAACACAAACTCTGGAGAGGGAGGCAAAAGACTGTCGAATGCGAACAGAAGAGTG CCAGCAGCAGTTGAGACGGTGCCAGTCGGAGCTGAACAGGCAGGTGAAGCAGAGCAGCAGCGTCATTCAGGAGAAAGTGCCCTTTAATGACACCA AATTAAGTGACTACAACAGCCTGAATGTGCCATCACACAATCGACGGCACCAG CTAAAGGCTCGGGACGTAACAAATCAAGCCCTGAGCTTCATCCAGGACCTGGTGGCTGCTCTGCTGAACTTCCACACCTACACAGAGCAGCGGGTTCACATCTATCCCCTGGACTCCTCCATTGAGCCCATTTCTCCTCTAAACCAGAAG TTTTCTCAGTATCTCCATGAGAATGCTGCCTATGTGCGCCCCCTGGAGGACAGCTTTCTGCAATTATACCAAAGCATCACAGAAGGCACAGTTACTGTACTG GAGACTGTGGTCATGCTGAGGAATTTCGCTGAGAATTTCTCCTCCTACACTCACtttctgcaaaagattcttCCCTACCAGCTGAAAAG cttgGAAGAAGAGTGCGAGGCACCTCTTTGCACTGCTGCCCTAACGGCGAAAAACCGGGAGTTACAAGGTGACATGAAGAAAGTAACGACTGTGTTTGAGAAACTGCAGAACTACATTACCCTTTTGGCCTTACCCA GTGTTCGGCAGGATGCCATGCCACAGAGCAGCACCTCAGCTGTCTTCACCCAGCTGGCAGCTAGCCTGCActgtcttcatgatgccattAAAG AGATGTCTAAACATTACAACCAGAAGGCAGGCATTGAACAGGAGCTCCCCACAGTCACACAGAAGCTCCGTACCACCACAGAGTGCCTCCTCGGATCTTTGGGCTCACTGACCAGCATCACTGGCAAG ATCGCCACTTTCTTCAGCAACAACTTGGACTTCTTCACGTCTCCAGGCTACACTCCCAAAGGATGCACAGTGAGCCTCAACCCCCTGCAAGCAGAGAGCATGCTGGCCAACAAAAAGAAAGCAGCTGTGTACATCCATGCCATCAAAAGT gccAGGCCTCGGTCAGTTCCATACAGGGAAGCCTTGTCAAACCGTCGTATTCTCACCagctccaccgagagcagagaGGGTCTCACTCAGCAG GTGCAGCAGAGCCAGGAGAAGATCGCTCGGCTGGAGCAGGAGAAGGAGCACTGGCTCCTGGAGGCCCAGCTGGGGAAGGTGCGGTTGGAAAAGGAGAACCAACGTATAGCCGACCTGGAAGCACTGCTTGCAGCGGCTCTGGGGGGAAGTCAGAATTCCCAGACAGCCGCAGACGGCCGACTCACACACAGCCACGAGGAAGCAGAGACGCTGCAGAAAGCCACAGGGAAAGAGATGACTCTGTGCACCAGCCTG GTTGGCATGTTGTGCACAACACCTACAAATGAGCAC GTGGGAGACGAAGAGTCTCGCGAAGAGCTGATAAAGACCCACTATATGTCGAGAGTGGGAGAGCTCACCACCCAGCTCCAGATATCAGACAGCAAAGCTGTGCACTTTCACTCAGAG TGTCGAGCTTTGGCAAAGAGATCAACCATCGCAGAGAAAGCACGGGAGACTCTGAGCGAAGAAGTCAAACTGGCTAATGAGAACATCACACGGTTGCAG GACGAGCTGACTACAACTAAGAGGAGCTACGAGGACCAACTCAGCATGATGAGTGACCATTTATGTAGTATGAATGAGACCTTGAGCAAGCAGAGAGAGGAAATTGACACACTCAAACTGGGTGGCAAG gCCAGTGTGAAAAAGAACAAGAGCCGTTAG